DNA from Astyanax mexicanus isolate ESR-SI-001 unplaced genomic scaffold, AstMex3_surface scaffold_33, whole genome shotgun sequence:
tgaatcctgtattcataatgcattatgaatgcttttataatgcattatataacatACATAATATCTAATGACATATAGTTTATTATAactataatagtataataactCATTAATAACTATCTATAGCAAcatatataacatgttataaaaaagaaatagatattttCATAATAAAAGGTTTCATAATGCCACATTACTATGTATAATGTTcttgtaaacatatatatatatatatttatatatatatatatataacatatatagctctgggataaaaaataagagaccacttaaaaattaggagtttctttgattttactcatttttgaaaacctctagaatataattaagaggaagatggatctaaaagcagtgtgaagaagatccaaaagcagtgtgtaagactggtggaggagaacatgatgccaagatgcatgaaaaaaactgtgattaaaaaccaaccagggttattccaccaaacattgatttctgaacttttaaaactttatgaatatgaacttgttttctttgctttatttgaggtctgaaagctctacatcttttttattttagacatttctcattttcaaataaatgcaaataaatgacaatattttcattttttggaatttgggagaaatgttgtctgtagtttatagaataaaacaacaatgttattttaacaaagtcattttactcaaacataaacctataaatagcaaaatcagaaaaactgattgaGAAATTGAAGAAAGTGGTtggtctcttaattatatttccagagctgtatatataacctATATAACTTATATGTCATTATGAAAACTCTTTTTATAAagtcacatatttttttttatattttaccacatgttataaacatgtttataacCTGTATGTGGCTGTTACTATATATTACACTTATTATTATACAACCTTATAACAGTCATTATACATTATAAGGTTATATAAGGTATGTCTTATGATGCATTAAGTACACAgcattcataggaagtgttacctgTTAGTCTGAACAATGCTATCAGTTGTGTTACTGAACGTCAATAATGCTAACATTCTGGACTTCGGtgaaacaacagaaaaagaagaaaaggactGTTGTGCCCTGTTGCAGGAGTGacagccagccaatcagagaagatCTTCTACCAAGCAAGGGTCCTAAATCAAGCCTACAATCCATCCAGGGCAGGAAGGGTCATTTCCAACTGGACAGTCCTGGACAGTCCTCCTCGCTTTTGGCTGAAACCGCCCGCTTGCGTAAAGACGTCCTGCCTTGGGAAGCTTCCCCCGCGATGACAAAGGGgaacaaacaattaaaaacaacaaagaacaaacaaacgTACTTCAAACTTCAAACACCGACACTCTCGTCGGTCCGTCggtcccctctccctctcttggTCTACAGTGCCAAAACTACAATGtcaaagaaaagaacaaagaacaaaTGCTCAGGTTCTTctgttgttgtttcttttttatgtacTGTCCTTGCAGAGCGAAGCTCCAGCATCCTGACAGCGGCATCCGGGCCGGTGGGCGCGGTCGTGACAGGCTTGACACAGTGCCAGGCAGCCACGGGCGGGGAGGTAACACAGCAGGCAGGGCAAGATGAGCGCCAGCGCGCCGGCTGCCGACCAGCGGACGCAGCAGTTCGGCTGCTGGCAGGAGAAAGGCTTGTCAGCGCAGACGTCCTCGTCGTCGGTGGAGCAGTGGTAGAACATGCCCTTCAGGCAGCAGGCGCAAGTCATGTAGTCGACGGCGGACTCGGCGGAGCACAGGCAGCGACGCCCGCAGAGCCAGCAGGCCGGGAGCGACCTCGGACTGCGGCATTCCTCGCACTTGCAGCGACGGCACCGGTCACACCGGTCTGAGTGCTGCTTTCCACTGCCGGCGCTCACAGTCAGAGGCTTCAACTCTTCTTTCTTGGCTTCGGAGCGCTTCGGTTGCGCTTGAACCACTTGCACCTGCTCGACTGCCGCCCTGCTCGCGTTCCCCAGAAGTCGCTGCTCCGAGGAGTTGCTGTAGGACCCCTCGCTGGTGCCGCTGGTTGATCGGCTTGCCGGACTCTGGGCAGAGTGGGGACCGTGCGGACCATGCGAAGAATCCCGAGAATCGTGCAAATCCCGAGTCTGCACATCTCTAGAGTGTCCAGAATCCTGAAAGTCTTGAGAATCCACAACTTCCCCAGAGTTCCCAGAAGACAAGGTCCAAGAACCGTCCTGCATCATTCCCTCATCCATCGTTGGACCAGAAGGTCGTAAGTCTGGAGTCCGAGAGCGAGCGGAGATAGCCACCGGCCCCTCTGTGTACTCATTGCTGACGTGAACGGTCCGGATCTGGTGCAACAGCAGGACCGGTGCTTCCCGTGCCTCCTCGCCGCCGTCTCCGCCGTCCGGCGGCCCGCTGCTGCCGCCACTTTGAGCTCTCGTCTCCATCTGTGCTCTGAAGAGGGGACTCTCCGGCACGCCGGGAACACATCTGAAGTCCTGTGGGAAGAGGAACAGAGTTTAAGTAAAGCCCAGCGTAAACGACAGAGACCCATGCAAATCACTACCAGCTTAGCCAACAGAAACGGCTAATGAACACGGCCATGCAAATCAGCTGTGCCCACACACTCTCCATTGTGCAGTAAAGCCTCACAGGGAAGATCAGGAACGCTACTGTGCCATGCCAACGGGTGGCCATCCAGCTCACACCTTTAATTACCTGTAAAACTTCACCGCCTTTAATTAAACAAGTGGGTGCAGTGCCCTCTGTCATTTTCTGTAGGTGTGCCACCTTTCCTTTACACACCTCCAAAAGTGTTTAATTTATCACA
Protein-coding regions in this window:
- the spry2 gene encoding protein sprouty homolog 2; amino-acid sequence: METRAQSGGSSGPPDGGDGGEEAREAPVLLLHQIRTVHVSNEYTEGPVAISARSRTPDLRPSGPTMDEGMMQDGSWTLSSGNSGEVVDSQDFQDSGHSRDVQTRDLHDSRDSSHGPHGPHSAQSPASRSTSGTSEGSYSNSSEQRLLGNASRAAVEQVQVVQAQPKRSEAKKEELKPLTVSAGSGKQHSDRCDRCRRCKCEECRSPRSLPACWLCGRRCLCSAESAVDYMTCACCLKGMFYHCSTDDEDVCADKPFSCQQPNCCVRWSAAGALALILPCLLCYLPARGCLALCQACHDRAHRPGCRCQDAGASLCKDST